The Humulus lupulus chromosome 3, drHumLupu1.1, whole genome shotgun sequence genome window below encodes:
- the LOC133823780 gene encoding uncharacterized protein LOC133823780 isoform X1 yields MGNALSPRISTDPRFATASRAFTPKKLEDLKSLYESLAAQSQSNGKYISPSVFQAYFGIQGPLGERFFDLVTQKRKDHKLTFEDLIIAKATYDKGTKDEIDEFIYQLLDVSGDGVVGRSDLEAVLVAIFEILFHDQPNSSKSHLSSSKDSVGIFVDAANFSKHDESHPEESMSFEDYKSWCTILPSVRKLLGSLLMPLNPGRPGFEVPRLLQGENVDSNLILLRKEFAWHIGGALPQHELEEWKLLYHSSFNGLSFSTFLGNISNDEGPTVLIIKDKEGYIYGGYASQPWEKHGDFYGDMKSFIFQLYPKAALFRPTGANTNLQWCASNFSSESIPNGIGFGGRANHFGLFLSASFDQGHTFSCTTFGSPCLSKTNRIHPEVIECWGVVTGRAEQDKDEALKGTVLDRFKEDRHMLNMIGLANSSE; encoded by the exons ATGGGCAACGCTCTGTCACCTCGCATATCCACAGATCCTCGCTTCGCTACTGCTTCTag AGCTTTTACTCCAAAGAAGCTGGAAGACCTTAAATCCTTGTATGAATCTCTAGCAGCACAATCCCAAAGCAATGGTAAATACATCTCTCCCTCAGTTTTCCAG GCATATTTTGGAATTCAAGGTCCTCTTGGGGAAAGGTTTTTTGATTTGGTTACCCAGAAACGGAAGGATCATAAACTCACCTTTGAAGACCTCATAATTGCAAAA GCGACTTATGATAAGGGAACCAAAGATGAGATTGATGAATTTATCTATCAGTTACTGGATGTCTCTGGGGATGGAGTTGTGGGGAG GTCTGATCTGGAAGCTGTTTTGGTTGcaatatttgaaattttatttcatgATCAACCGAATTCTTCTAAATCCCATTTGAGCTCATCCAAGGATAGTGTTGGCATATTTGTTGATGCTGCTAACTTTTCAAAGCATGATGAAAGCCATCCTGAAGAAAGTATGTCTTTTGAAGACTACAAAAGTTGGTGCACTATCCTTCCATCAGTCAGGAAGCTTCTTGGAAGCTTATTGATGCCACTGAATCCAG GGAGGCCAGGTTTTGAAGTTCCTCGTCTATTGCAAGGGGAAAATGTAGATTCTAACTTGATTCTACTAAGAAAGGAGTTTGCTTGGCATATAGGAGGAGCACTTCCTCAGCATGAGCTGGAGGAGTGGAAGCTGTTATACCATAGTTCATTTAACGGTTTGAGTTTCAGCACATTTTTGGGCAACATATC AAATGATGAAGGGCCGACAGTCTTAATTATCAAGGATAAAGAAGGTTACATATATGGAGGCTATGCTTCTCAGCCTTGGGAGAAACATGGTGACTTCTATGGTGATATGAAATCCTTCATTTTCCAACTCTATCCAAAGGCAGCTTTATTCAGGCCTACAGGAGCTAACACCAATCTACAATGG TGTGCTTCGAACTTCAGCTCAGAGTCCATCCCAAATGGGATTGGTTTCGGTGGACGAGCAAACCACTTTGGGCTGTTCCTCTCGGCAAGTTTCGATCAAGGGCACACCTTCAGCTGCACCACATTTGGCAGCCCTTGCCTCTCCAAGACCAACCGAATACACCCAGAAGTTATAGAGTGCTGGGGAGTTGTCACAGGAAGAGCAGAGCAAGACAAAGATGAAGCACTAAAAGGTACCGTCTTGGACAGATTCAAGGAGGATCGCCACATGCTCAACATGATTGGCCTTGCAAATTCAAGTGAATAA
- the LOC133823780 gene encoding uncharacterized protein LOC133823780 isoform X2, producing MGNALSPRISTDPRFATASRAFTPKKLEDLKSLYESLAAQSQSNGKYISPSVFQAYFGIQGPLGERFFDLVTQKRKDHKLTFEDLIIAKATYDKGTKDEIDEFIYQLLDVSGDGVVGRSDLEAVLVAIFEILFHDQPNSSKSHLSSSKDSVGIFVDAANFSKHDESHPEESMSFEDYKSWCTILPSVRKLLGSLLMPLNPGRPGFEVPRLLQGENVDSNLILLRKEFAWHIGGALPQHELEEWKLLYHSSFNGLSFSTFLGNISFLGSF from the exons ATGGGCAACGCTCTGTCACCTCGCATATCCACAGATCCTCGCTTCGCTACTGCTTCTag AGCTTTTACTCCAAAGAAGCTGGAAGACCTTAAATCCTTGTATGAATCTCTAGCAGCACAATCCCAAAGCAATGGTAAATACATCTCTCCCTCAGTTTTCCAG GCATATTTTGGAATTCAAGGTCCTCTTGGGGAAAGGTTTTTTGATTTGGTTACCCAGAAACGGAAGGATCATAAACTCACCTTTGAAGACCTCATAATTGCAAAA GCGACTTATGATAAGGGAACCAAAGATGAGATTGATGAATTTATCTATCAGTTACTGGATGTCTCTGGGGATGGAGTTGTGGGGAG GTCTGATCTGGAAGCTGTTTTGGTTGcaatatttgaaattttatttcatgATCAACCGAATTCTTCTAAATCCCATTTGAGCTCATCCAAGGATAGTGTTGGCATATTTGTTGATGCTGCTAACTTTTCAAAGCATGATGAAAGCCATCCTGAAGAAAGTATGTCTTTTGAAGACTACAAAAGTTGGTGCACTATCCTTCCATCAGTCAGGAAGCTTCTTGGAAGCTTATTGATGCCACTGAATCCAG GGAGGCCAGGTTTTGAAGTTCCTCGTCTATTGCAAGGGGAAAATGTAGATTCTAACTTGATTCTACTAAGAAAGGAGTTTGCTTGGCATATAGGAGGAGCACTTCCTCAGCATGAGCTGGAGGAGTGGAAGCTGTTATACCATAGTTCATTTAACGGTTTGAGTTTCAGCACATTTTTGGGCAACATATC TTTTCTCGGTTCCTTTTAA
- the LOC133823781 gene encoding small ribosomal subunit protein eS17x-like, with protein sequence MGRVRTKTVKKSTRQVIEHYYSRMTLDFHINKKLLCEVSTIPTKRLRNKIAGFSTHLMKRIQKGPVRGISLKLQEEERERRMDFVPDVSTIRTDQIEVDKETLDMLSSLGMSDIPGLVRVDSVAVQTHPLGFGRASGAGRRY encoded by the coding sequence ATGGGCCGCGTCCGAACGAAGACAGTGAAGAAATCCACGCGCCAAGTGATCGAGCACTACTACTCTCGAATGACCCTGGACTTCCACATCAACAAGAAGCTCCTGTGCGAGGTCTCCACCATCCCCACCAAGCGACTCCGGAACAAGATCGCCGGATTCTCAACCCACCTCATGAAGCGGATCCAGAAGGGACCCGTCCGCGGAATCTCCCTCAAGCTCCAGGAGGAGGAGCGCGAGCGTCGCATGGACTTTGTCCCCGACGTCTCCACCATCAGGACCGATCAGATCGAGGTCGATAAGGAGACCCTCGATATGCTCTCTTCACTCGGAATGAGCGACATTCCCGGTCTGGTTCGGGTCGACTCCGTTGCTGTGCAGACTCACCCTTTAGGATTTGGCCGTGCCAGTGGAGCTGGGAGGAGGTACTGA